A region of Sphingobium baderi DNA encodes the following proteins:
- a CDS encoding DsbC family protein yields the protein MRIRKFAASLGASVPALPLLLAAQGAAFAQAADPLTATARDAENELRQTFVNLQFEDFGPAPVKGPIYQATAGGRIIYYAPDSEHLLFAEIYDRNGQNLTALAQNAASAKKLAGIDIDKALAIGPAGAPTVVEFTDPDCPYCRALDRFWAAKAAEGKPVRRLIFFVSGIHAEAAAKAEHVLCSPDKEAAFKAIYAGAAPTPLRTCAEGKARVEAHAGIVGKTGITGTPTLIADGQMISGFRQAEIEAFLDGKKALANAGR from the coding sequence CGCCCTGCCCCTGCTGCTGGCCGCCCAGGGCGCAGCGTTCGCGCAAGCCGCCGACCCGCTTACGGCCACGGCGCGCGATGCCGAAAACGAATTGCGGCAGACCTTCGTCAATCTGCAATTCGAGGATTTCGGGCCGGCGCCCGTCAAGGGCCCGATCTACCAGGCGACGGCAGGCGGCCGCATCATCTATTATGCGCCTGACAGCGAGCATCTGCTGTTCGCGGAGATCTACGACCGCAACGGCCAGAACCTTACCGCGCTGGCGCAGAACGCCGCTTCAGCGAAGAAACTCGCCGGGATCGACATTGACAAGGCGCTAGCGATCGGTCCGGCGGGCGCGCCCACGGTTGTCGAATTCACCGATCCCGACTGCCCCTACTGCCGCGCGCTCGACCGTTTCTGGGCCGCGAAGGCCGCTGAAGGCAAGCCGGTACGGCGCCTGATCTTCTTCGTCTCCGGCATCCACGCCGAGGCCGCCGCCAAGGCGGAGCATGTCCTTTGCTCGCCGGACAAGGAAGCGGCGTTCAAGGCGATCTACGCCGGAGCCGCGCCGACACCTCTGCGCACATGCGCGGAGGGCAAGGCCAGGGTCGAGGCGCATGCCGGAATCGTCGGCAAGACCGGCATCACCGGCACGCCGACCCTGATCGCGGACGGACAGATGATTTCCGGGTTCCGGCAGGCCGAGATCGAGGCGTTCCTCGACGGCAAGAAGGCGCTCGCGAATGCCGGCCGCTGA
- a CDS encoding type IV conjugative transfer system protein TraL yields MDERLPQYLHKPVQILWFGSDEFVLVITVIFVAVIVGGMLGWALVAGLLLFVPWLRTKPRGFIPHMAWRWGLVRWSNYPGPTQTRFYE; encoded by the coding sequence GTGGACGAGCGGCTACCCCAATATCTGCACAAACCCGTCCAGATCCTGTGGTTCGGATCGGACGAGTTCGTGCTCGTGATCACGGTGATCTTCGTCGCCGTGATCGTGGGCGGGATGCTCGGTTGGGCGCTCGTCGCGGGTCTTCTCCTTTTCGTACCCTGGCTCCGCACCAAGCCGCGCGGCTTCATCCCGCACATGGCCTGGCGCTGGGGCCTCGTCCGCTGGTCCAACTATCCGGGTCCGACCCAGACCCGGTTCTACGAATGA